The DNA sequence AATAATTAGTACCTGCAATTCTGGGGATTTCTGGCTCAGATCAGCGAAAGTGTCCCCAAGAGCCTGCTGAGTCTGCACCATGTTGTAGAAGTGGTTGGTGAGCTCACGTGCTAGTCTCAGAATACGCTCGTACTTCAGCTTAGTTTCTCTTAGCACATCGATCTGAGCCTCAAGCTCCAGGTCCACCGTCTTCGTGCCACGGCCGAAGCGCTCCGAAAACATCTGTTTTGTGCACTGATGAAGAGAGGATAGAAAGAGATACAAATGAATCCCAATATGGCTTTACctcacattttaataaattttaaatatctgtatgtaaataattttatttaggacacattaaattgatcaaaaactgacagtaaagacatttataatgttacaaaagatctttaattcaaataaatgctgttctttttggagtaatgatgttgaaaattcagctttgccatcacaggaataatttacattttaaaaaagtattaaaaacagtataatatttcacaatgctgctgtttttattgtattttccctaaaatgcagctttggtgagcataagagacttataaAGCGTTAAACTACTATTTCCGTCCGGTAGGTTTTGTACCTTGTATGTGTTAATGCTCCACTTTTTCACGCTGTCAAATTTCTCCACAGCTACTCCTCTTGTGGCCTCCTCTGACATCATTGGGTTGCTGTTGCTGtggtgcatgctgggagctGAGGGTAGAAAATGTAAGTACTTACTACTATATAAATAGGGGTCATACCCCAAAATACGATATCATTTCAAATTGGACATTGTGGAAATAAGGAACACCCAGTTGTGTCTATAAGGTTACAGTATTGACTTTAGAGACATCTCATGTAGTCACAATATGACTACAGAAAGTATGTTACTAAAATGCACCATAATCATACTAGAGACTTCAAAATTCTACATATAACCAATCATTGTTTACTCCTGAGACTGACAAATGAATAGGAGCAAGAATAAAAGGTGTGATGACAGTAAATGAGTAATGACTGGAAGAAAAAGGTGGCTGGCAGTGGCAGGAAAAGGTGAGGAGGACCCCTGGGATACCTGGGTAATGTCCTGGCTGGTTTGCTATCCGACTGGCGGCTGAATGGCTGGGAGTGATACCCCTGGATTTGGAGCGGATGtctgaaatgaatgaataacaGTGGACGGGTGGAGGAATGGGATGGAGATGTAGTTTAAGTGAAAGACCATTAGGGAAACTGCAACATTAAGTGTTTTGGGGGTAATAGAGATGAGTAACAATAACTGTAACATTAACTGTGCTTTATAGTTGAGATTATAGTAGACAGAATCAAATGCATAATGATTTCATAGAAGCTATtatcaaaatgtacaaaaacaataatattattgatgattatgatgatgaGTTATGCACAGAAATATACAGTTAAATGCTTAAAAGTGAATGTTAAGAGGTTTATAAGAGCAAGGAGACCAAAAGAGAAGAAAATTATATCTTTATGAAAAGGTAAGGTGATAAAAGGTGAAAGTAGAGGatgaaaattaatgaaaaacaaGGTTGCTGCTAAAAAGACTGACTGTGTTGAGTGGCGGTCATCAGAACTGTATTCAATAAGCtgcagtaataaaaataatatatatatatatatatatatatatatatatatatatatatatatatatatatatatatataaacactaccgtttaaaagtttggggttggtaagattttttttattattgtttttcaagtttgatttgatcaaaaatactgtaaaaactgtaatattgtaaaatattattatagtctaaatttgaatacattttacattgtaacttattcctgtgatgcaaagctgtattttcagcatcattactccagtcttcagtgtcacatgatccttcagaaatcattctaatatgctgatttgctgctcaagaaaaaatatgttgaaaaatATTTTCGTGAAAAcctattctttgatgaattaaaaaaaaataaataatcaaaataacagcatttatttgaaacagacatttttgtaacattataaatgtcacttttgaccaatttaatgtgtcctagctgaataaaagtattaatttctttcatataaatcttactgaccccaagttTCTAAATggtagtatatatataaaataatatataatcaatataaaattaaaattaacttttgttgccagttttcaatttatttaaaattttattttatttaatttttcaattcATGACGCTAATAACGAAGGCACCTCTGATTAGtgaactgaccaatcagaatagaTATACAAAtgaacataataaataaaattaaataataataataataataataaaactccTCATGGACCGCCACTGACTGTGTCAGTTAGGTTTGGTACTCTAGCATGTGTATCAGTGCCATGTTAATGTGTTAAGGCCAACCATGTTACTGAGCATAAAGAAACATCATTAGagaattatacatttatacatacagttcaaacacattcagctcacaaacaacattttttgttacaaaacatacatttacagtaaattcaaaacaaacaaaaataaacaagggGTTTGTGTTGCATATGCAAACATGCATCCACCATGCGACTGTCCTCAGACCCTGTAGAAAAGAGCCAAACGTTTGCTGTTAAAATGCtgacaaacacattttacactgagggagagagagaaaaagaaaagaaaaaagatcttCTGTCAAGTTAGCATGCATGCACAGACACCTGGTTTGGGCGTGTTACCACATCTTCTGTCAAAATACTCCGGGTTGAAACGAACGGCTGGTCCTAAACATATACGTCAGCAGAGATGTAAGTGGGTCCACATGACTCAGATGCTGCTTCAAGTCAAGATCAGATTCGGACACCATTTTGAGCCATTCGAGTGCTCTTTACCTTTGATGGAGCTGGTGGGTATGATGCCCTCTGCTGCCCCTCCGTAGCCTCCAGACACAATGCTGGTTTCATTCAGGTTTGGTCCAGACACCATCACCTGCTGCAAGTCCTAGATGTCATGGGATTTAATTTCACAGTACATTACAATctacaatacaaaaataaaaacacatttaacacaAACTGTGCACACTAGGTGGGGGAAAAACACAAGTGGGTATCAAAAGAGTGGAAGGAGCAGTGCTATTAGTATTATTCACGGTATATactattacattatttattttaaattagcttttatttttcagttttcattttactttaatttttagtaaattttttatgtgtttttgtaatttttatttattttttttatatatttctatttaacgTATGCTTATTTCAGTTTTCTATTTaactttaatgtttatttcagttttagtaatttcagTACTTAGTTGCTAAGGGAATATTTCTAATTTTTCATTGATGCATATtcagttaaaaatgaaaagtttttcatttaaaatttcattttaaattaccaAATATgataatagttttagttaataataacaacacttggatgatatatacagtcaaaccaaaatttattcagacaccttgaacatttcattcattaatacagtttattcactatagtttaaaataaaatatgacaagatctcagagttaaactgtgtcagaaaaaaataatcttaattatgtcagataacacttaagcaaaacatggtcaggtcaaagtgtctgaataacttttggttccaaatttttatcaattttactggtagtccactgtatgaagaatttttgggtataatatgtcacagtttactttattttgctatcctcacttacataaatgaactatagtgtcccgCACCCActagaaaaaatatatcaaaaatatcaaaaacatttgaataatttttggtttgactgcaaatatatatatatatatacagtgctcagcgtaaatgagtacaccccctttgaaaagtaacattttaaacaatatctcaatgaacacaaaaacaatttccaaaatgttgacaagactaagttttatataacatctgtttaacttcacatgaaagtaaggttaataatataacttagagaacaaaattttcagttttactcaaaaacatacagtgatgcaaaaatgagtacaccccactgaaagtctctggagcaaagctaaattttagactacaaatgtctaatttaacaagaattcaagcacaggtgagtctaattattcattacacaggtgtccagcagacagttgactataaaagggtgttaaaaccccttcccatttcatgctgtcagcaatggcaccacatggaagagaaatgccacaagacctgagaaggaaaataattttttacaccagaaaggtgaaggctacaagaagatcagcaaagctttacttatcagtcagaatactgtagcaaaagtggtacaaaaatgtaaaaaagatggcgtcgcaaaggtgaggaatacaaagaaaaatgcatggtgcctacagtgaagcatggtggtgacagtgtccttatgtggggctgcatgagtgctgctggtgtcggggagctgcatttcattgatggcatcatgaattcacagatgtactgctctatactgaaagagaagatgctagcatcactccgtgcccttggtcgtcgtgcacttttccaacatgacaatgatcccaaacacatttctgaagaagaacagggtgaacgtgattcagtggctcctgatctgaacccaatcgaacacctatggggaattctgaagagacaagttgagcatcactctccatccagcatccagtctctaaaag is a window from the Ctenopharyngodon idella isolate HZGC_01 chromosome 15, HZGC01, whole genome shotgun sequence genome containing:
- the arfip2a gene encoding arfaptin-2a isoform X2; the encoded protein is MTDSILSKAATMEIPINSNGDSRTAEDDSLEQDLQQVMVSGPNLNETSIVSGGYGGAAEGIIPTSSIKGPAVRFNPEYFDRRCGNTPKPDIRSKSRGITPSHSAASRIANQPGHYPAPSMHHSNSNPMMSEEATRGVAVEKFDSVKKWSINTYKCTKQMFSERFGRGTKTVDLELEAQIDVLRETKLKYERILRLARELTNHFYNMVQTQQALGDTFADLSQKSPELQDEFGYNAETQRLLCKNGETLLGAINFFVSSINTLVNKTMEDTLMTIKMYENARLEFDAYRTDLEELSAGPRDAAAMVRIEMAQQQYQIHKDKYERLRSDVTIKLKFLEENKVKVMHKQLLLFHNAISAYFAGNQQQLEQTLRQFNVKLKPPGSDKPSWLEEQ